In Phaseolus vulgaris cultivar G19833 chromosome 7, P. vulgaris v2.0, whole genome shotgun sequence, the genomic stretch ataaaattgaaaggTTGCACCTAACCAATTATTGTTCAaaccattaataaaaaaactattgttCAAGCAAATATTTATGTGGGACAGCATCTATAGATAGTTGAGTAATACTGGtctatatttcttttaaaatcacCAACTATTGCAGGAAGTGGCCATGGATTTATTTGCAATAAATTTGCTTTCGTTTCAAACCTGGAATAAAataaatgcaattttttttcctctttaaaGTTTCTACAACTATCAATTTGATTTTTCATGCAAGCcaaattcttaaaaaaagtttataacataaaaaaaaatacataattagaCTGGCTTATTTATAGTAATATATAATGagattttatcattttatataaaaaatcattttattgtgtgatgtgaaaaaaaaatgagataagGTGTGATAAAGTGAAACTACAAACAGGGAAATCCATCATATGTTGGTGAGTGATGTGTTTTTGtaaatctcaaattttaaaacacataaaattaatataaatattaaattttacttattaaagtaaaataatgTGATAGGAAAAGGAAGAAATTAACTTATTAAATTGTGTTTCCATAAAGATAAACATTACATAATTTAGGAGTATAATTTTCAAGttgatttaaataatttgtaaaaagagaaaaaggaaaaatagttaatattttaaatggccgttacaaatttatacaacgGCTAGTTTTCTATGTTCCAATTGTCTGAACTAAAAGGAGGGTTTCATTACGGGAAAACTAAACGTTTCGTTATCTTCTTCTTTGTTAGTTGAATCTGAAACTGAGAAGATTCGTGAATCtgagagtgaaagtgaagaCTAAACAGATAGTGTTGAAGAGTTCGTATGTGATGGAAGTTGGGTGCAACTCTGGGTCAGAGAATCACTCCCCCAATGCCTCTGCTCCTCCTCCTTTTCATTCTCCTACCGCCTCCGTCAATTCCAAGATCGGAAAGGTAAGCTTTCCATCTTTATTTTCAAACGTTTTTCATCCTCAATTTCGGTATGCAATTCGGTTGTCTGCTGTTTTTATAGTTTTCTGCCATCCTTGTGTTTGTTTGGTGTTTAATGGTTCAAAACCCTAACCTTGTGAGCCACTGATCCAATACTAGTTCTTTTTGAAACCCTAGTAACAGGAGGACCTTGTTGGTCGTAGAATTACTTAAGATCCAAGTGGAAACTGACAATTTAGACTCGAGTAATTACAGAGATGAGTGTTGTTTTAGAACTGGTCTTAATGAGGAGTTCCTCTTATTCAGTAACATGTTTTTGGAATTTGGATAGTTCAGATGAAGTGAATGAACGAACCCAAGGGTCTGAAAAAATCTAGCAAATTCATGTAACAAACGAACAGTTACATTAACTAGGATAATTTAAGTGCCTAGTTGGATTCATATTGCATTATCCTAATCACGTTTAAATTTCAGCTAACTTGATTTTGGATCCACAATTGATTTGATTGAGTTAAAACAATATAACTACTGTGAacttttagaatataaatatcCAAACATAAATTACTTCACtccaaaatcaaatttttaaccAAAATTAGTTTTGCTAACACAAACTAAGTAGCTGGTTGAAGTCATCTGTTGAAGAGGAGTGACGCCAGCTTGGAAACTTGCTTTAATGAAGTACGCACTGCAATGATCAAATAATTTGATAGCTCAGGTTGATCACGACATTATTTTCTAGAAGAgttcaataaataattttcattatttatttattcttttgttaTTTATCTATTTGTACTGTAAATAAATTGTTTGGGTGAGTCTATAATAACTCTGTGTTTTCTTTTACTGAATGGTGCAGAATAAATTGAGTAGGGAGGCTGGTCAATCTACATCAAGTGCTCTTAACAAGTTCAAATCACAAATTAGAAAGCCTCCTCGTCGTAAAACCTCTCCTATTAACTGGTTCCCACGCAAAAAAGGGGATACCTACATGAATAGGAAAATTAAGATGCTGCAGGTTTTGCCATAAACACATATTTTTAACTATTagtatttagttttttatttctgAATTCCAATGCTAACACACATTTGACCTTTTCAGGAAGTAGATGGTATAAATTTGACGCTTGATCAGACTCTAGGCAGTTCTTACCCACATTATTCAAGAGTGCTGAGAGAGAAAATCGCGGCTAGAGAAGCGGCGCATAAGGCAATGGAGACCCAAAGAGCTGCATTAGTGGAAGCCTCTTGGTGTCGTATTTTACGTGCTGCCGGGTAAATATTTTCTGCAAACTGTACTTGGCGTTGTTGAATTCTAATTTgtatattgtattttatttatgtggTGCCAGGTAAAGTTTTCTGGAACCGTGCTAAGCATTGttgatttctaatttttttatattgaattgAATGTCTGTTTTTGATATTGTTGTTTTCAGGATTCCTAGTGATGATGCAGAGGCTCGACTCTTAAAGGCAGAAAAAAGTGCGGAAGAAGCTTTTGAGACAGCCCAGGCTATGGGTGTTATTATGTTTGACTTGCCAAACTGCCCTAGGAAGACAGACACATCCTCTGTTCACGGAGAAGGATCATATACCCACGCTGTTACTGCATCTTTTGAAACTGCCTTTGAGGTGGACAGAGAAGTGGCTGCTGCAGTGAAAACTGCATTTATTAGGCTTGCAAACTCTACTTCATTTAGTAAAGGTGAATTCAGAGAACTGCTAAGAAAAATTAGTGAAAATCCAGATACGGAAGAAAGTGATCAGGACCTGGTTGAGTTCTGTTCAGAGTATGAAGCTGAGTCTGGGGCAGAGTTTGTTTCAGCCTCTCAAAAGAGTGACTTGAACTCCCAAGAGTTAGATTCAAAGATACCTTTTCTTGGGAAAAGCAGGTGGAGGAGACAGTCTCTTGAGAACAGAATAAAACTTGTGGGTATGATGATTGAGAGGTTAAAATGTTTTCAAGAAGATGAACTTTCTTCTCTCGCCACTATAGTTGCAACTTATGGTTTGAATGCTTCCTTGGCTGAAGTGCAGAATGCCAAACTGCACAATCCAGACTCTTCAACTGAGTATTCATCCTCTTTAGCGACTAATTTTCCTGCAAGAAGAATGTCATCATTGGGATGGGGAAAGTTAGCCTTGGATGTGACGAGAAAGAAGCAAGTTGAGCCAGAAGTACCAAGCCTAGATAAGTTTTTGGTTAAGCACGTGACAAAACTTGAAAGA encodes the following:
- the LOC137828366 gene encoding uncharacterized protein, producing the protein MEVGCNSGSENHSPNASAPPPFHSPTASVNSKIGKNKLSREAGQSTSSALNKFKSQIRKPPRRKTSPINWFPRKKGDTYMNRKIKMLQEVDGINLTLDQTLGSSYPHYSRVLREKIAAREAAHKAMETQRAALVEASWCRILRAAGIPSDDAEARLLKAEKSAEEAFETAQAMGVIMFDLPNCPRKTDTSSVHGEGSYTHAVTASFETAFEVDREVAAAVKTAFIRLANSTSFSKGEFRELLRKISENPDTEESDQDLVEFCSEYEAESGAEFVSASQKSDLNSQELDSKIPFLGKSRWRRQSLENRIKLVGMMIERLKCFQEDELSSLATIVATYGLNASLAEVQNAKLHNPDSSTEYSSSLATNFPARRMSSLGWGKLALDVTRKKQVEPEVPSLDKFLVKHVTKLEREIWEAKQNRKIETEPVRDSSRKSVDETPPEMVPDLGSILVKNYSKLEKDIKEAKIKSGQEMPAVPSGMPNRQKDHIDVPSLDKVLVKHVSRLEKEVQEAKTRRMNENKSLKKKVYLDTSGELDSTLFSDEALDSKENINSNTGFNSGENKDGLEKILVKPVHRLEREKQHALSLGSRENYKQRMNHEATNVQDGESLDKVLVKHVSRLEKEKMRNNLEEEWGQVKRSHRNNHLETNEGGLDQVLVKHKSRLEKEKMVATQQPETSVSHSMTRREARARELQETWGGLSLGNAHLETNEGGLDQVSVKIKSRLEREKMVAAQQPENSVSLSVTRREARERELQEAWGGVSLGNSIKPRVSRLEREKAAWIKAEEEERKQAMKTL